A DNA window from Linepithema humile isolate Giens D197 chromosome 6, Lhum_UNIL_v1.0, whole genome shotgun sequence contains the following coding sequences:
- the LOC105667559 gene encoding DNA excision repair protein ERCC-6 gives MICDCTMTETSNNQDDALDFDKNIVKSTLDDELPDNLQKIVSVKTEDSILRAVLEDIKYATRSNTQTVHATQKNSTELNVEENEKINKEKDHKTELQKQIEIGEITPFEAILKQSVLEQQKKVVNNSSQLLDLEKYFKQQATLAEQKKKLKKVSKTLCNKDHSVPAKKAKLCITRTSEKSKKLTHNKNTKNNTLQTTVEAGTSNAANKIADDSSGSEYIPSDDEVNSDVEDKALLKKRRVSAKSEYIRTKRTQDDADNQRYKQWMESNEYPKDEKMHKIDDIFKVPQSIWEKLYRYQKVAVQWLWELHSRRLGGLLGDEMGLGKTVQVIAFLAGLDCSELLSNNGRFRGLGPTIIVCPATLMEQWVKHFHEWWPFVRVIMLHHSGGYSGDPKNLIESLQTGGILITSYNGVLRHKDLLVSSQWHYVILDEGHKIRNPQAKVSQAVKRFSTPHRLLLTGSPMQNSLKELWSLFDFILPGKLGTLPVFLEHCAVPIMRGGYTNATPLQEATALQVATMLKDTITPYMLRRTKTDVKHHLTLPEKNEQVLFCSLTDEQKKLYKKYLCSEDVCFILHEKNNNHDRGRYRARFLIALSVLRKICNHPDLFLYTRELDSDEDVDLSEDQLERFGHWKRAGKMTVVRSLLKIWQKQKHRVLLFTQGRQMMHILESLLQREGYNYLRMDGTTAMSQRQQTIHKFNNDSSYFVFLLTTRVGGLGVNLTGANRVIIYDPDWNPATDAQARERAWRIGQNKQVTVYRLITAGTIEEKMYHRQIFKLLLSNKVLDEPHQRRLFKTTDLVELFNLNEPIDGESSESDRLFRESKLRPASSGFSLSKIEEMRKLASTLSKKISAAVKSTHSESEDANSRVCESVHDEQNNNSKRIQVLVAKNDLSDDQANLSCDQINTQESPSSRNEDSNTNSGADVRKNSSVTDNKTETASEKDDYEQDVVPMRSTNDNSVERKRESLSSISNKVTPSSVHKRKKHNKDSSRKNVSAMFEGERVSCLIGRRLGRSREREESVSTADDDYVLRKLFAKSTVSSAFQHEAVLSNVRHNDDNENTMQRFVRESAQESMDFIRKSGRSCWRPA, from the exons ATGATATGTGACTGCACTATGACAGAGACCAGTAATAATCAAGATGATGCGTTGGATTTTGATAAGAATATCGTGAAAAGTACGCTAGACGATGAGCTTCCTGATAATTTACAGAAg ATAGTATCTGTTAAAACAGAAGATAGCATATTAAGAGCAGTACTAGAGGACATTAAATATGCTACAAGATCAAATACTCAAACAGTACACGCAACACAAAAGAATAGTACAGAATTGAATGtggaagaaaatgaaaaaattaataaagaaaaggatCATAAAACAGAATTGCAAAAACAGATTGAAATTGGAGAGATTACTCCCTTTGAAGCGATATTGAAGCAATCTGTTTTGGAACaacaaaaaaa GGTTGTCAATAACAGCTCTCAATTATTAGATcttgaaaagtattttaaacaaCAAGCTACTCTTgccgaacaaaaaaaaaaattgaaaaaagtatcCAAGACACTTTGTAACAAGGATCATTCAGTGCCAGCCAAGaaagcaaaattatgtatcaCAAGGACAAgtgaaaaatctaaaaaattaacgcaTAATAAGAATaccaaaaataatactttgcaAACTACAGTTGAAGCAGGCACATCAAACgcagcaaataaaattgcagacgATAGTTCAGGAAGCGAATATATTCCCAGTGATGATGAAGTCAATTCcg atgtGGAAGACAAAGCAttgcttaaaaaaagaagagtcTCGGCTAAATCAGAATATATACGCACAAAGAGAA CTCAAGATGATGCAGACAATCAAAGATATAAACAGTGGATGGAATCAAATGAATATCCCAAAGatgaaaaaatgcataaaattgaTGATATATTCAAAGTGCCCCAAAGTATTTGGGAAAAGTTGTACAg GTATCAAAAGGTCGCTGTTCAGTGGCTCTGGGAATTACACAGTCGTAGATTGGGCGGTCTGCTGGGCGATGAGATGGGATTGGGAAAAACTGTGCAAGTTATCGCGTTTCTCGCCGGTTTGGATTGCAGCGAATTGCTCTCTAATAATGGAAG ATTTAGAGGATTGGGCCCAACTATAATAGTGTGCCCTGCCACTTTAATGGAGCAGTGGGTGAAACATTTTCACGAATGGTGGCCTTTCGTCAGAGTTATCATGCTTCACCATTCTGGTGGCTATAGTG gCGATCCAAAAAATCTGATCGAATCTCTGCAAACTGGCGGAATACTCATCACTTCTTACAATGGTGTCCTCAGGCACAAAGATTTGCTTGTATCCAGTCAATGGCACTACGTCATTCTTGACGAAGGACACAAGATTCGCAATCCGCAAGCAAAA GTGAGTCAAGCTGTAAAACGATTTTCGACACCGCATCGACTGTTGCTGACTGGTAGTCCGATGCAGAATTCCTTGAAGGAATTGTGGTCCCTGTTTGACTTTATTCTACCTGGCAAACTGGGCACTCTGCCCGTATTTCTGGAACATTGCGCAGTTCCCATAATGCGCGGCGGCTACACGAATGCCACGCCGCTGCAGGAGGCCACCGCGCTCCAGGTCGCCACTATGTTGAAGGACACCATCACGCCGTACATGCTTCGAAGAACGAAGACCGACGTAAAGCATCATCTCACGCTGCCAGAGAAAAATGAGCAg gtatTATTCTGCAGCTTAACGGATGAGCAAAAGAAgctttataaaaagtatctgTGCTCCGAGGACGTATGTTTTATCCTGCACGAGAAGAATAATAATCATGACAGAGGAAGATACAGAGCAAGATTTCTTATCGCACTGTCAGTGCTGAGGAAGATATGCAATCACCCGGACTTGTTTTTATACACTAGAGAACTC GACTCGGATGAAGATGTCGATTTGTCCGAGGACCAATTGGAGAGATTCGGCCACTGGAAGCGCGCTGGAAAAATGACTGTCGTTCGATCTCTCTTAAAAATCTGGCAGAAACAAAAACATAGAGTGTTACTTTTTACTCAGGGAAGGCAG ATGATGCACATTTTGGAATCTCTTTTGCAACGCGAgggatataattatttgagaatgGACGGGACGACAGCGATGTCACAACGGCAGCAAACAATTCACAAGTTTAACAAT GATTCGTCGTATTTCGTGTTCCTGCTAACAACGCGTGTAGGAGGCCTGGGAGTGAATCTTACCGGTGCGAATCGAGTGATTATTTACGATCCTGATTGGAATCCAGCTACAGACGCTCAAGCAAGAGAGCGTGCGTGGCGAATAGGACAGAATAAACAAGTCACCGTTTACAGATTAATTACAGCTGGCACGATCGAGGAGAAG ATGTATCACAGACAGATCTTCAAGTTACTTCTGTCAAACAAAGTTCTCGATGAACCGCATCAACGCCGATTGTTCAAAACGACGGATTTGGTGGAACTGTTCAATCTGAATGAGCCGATAGACGGCGAGTCTTCCGAGTCTGATCGCTTGTTTAGGGAATCCAAGCTGCGTCCAGCGTCCAGCGGCTTTTCTCTCAGTAAAATCGAGGAAATGAGGAAATTAGCCTCGACTCTCAGCAAGAAAATAAGCGCCGCTGTAAAGTCAACGCACAGTGAAAGTGAAGATGCGAACAGCCGTGTTTGCGAAAGTGTGCACGACGAGCAAAATAACAATTCGAAACGCATTCAAGTCCTTGTTgcgaaaaatgatttgtctGATGATCAAGCGAACTTGTCCTGCGATCAAATCAACACGCAGGAGTCTCCAAGCAGCCGTAACGAAGACTCAAATACGAATTCGGGTGCAGATGTTCGGAAAAACAGCAGTGTTACAGATAACAAAACAGAGACTGCGTCTGAAAAAGACGATTATGAACAAGATGTAGTTCCAATGAGATCTACAAATGATAATTCCGTGGAACGAAAACGTGAATCTCTTTCAAGTATCAGCAATAAAGTCACACCATCGTCTGTTCACAAACGCAAGAAGCATAATAAGGATTCAAgcagaaaaaatgtttctgcgATGTTCGAGGGAGAACGCGTCTCTTGTCTGATCGGTCGTCGCCTGGGACGTTCTCGTGAGAGAGAAGAATCGGTTTCGACCGCGGATGACGATTATGTGTTGAGGAAACTGTTCGCCAAATCAA CTGTCAGCTCAGCCTTTCAACACGAAGCAGTATTATCGAATGTCCGtcataatgatgataatgaaaatacaaTGCAACGTTTCGTACGGGAATCGGCGCAAGAGAGCATGGACTTTATTCGTAAGTCAGGAAGATCTTGTTGGAGACCAGCTTAA
- the LOC105667554 gene encoding uncharacterized protein — protein MESSDRKNVYLTKTSDNSLNSGMRGDTMIVGQANMTQECGGENVMKPNVSSVSTNQAKWSNGQGKNFIINAVPVKNEIVHLEDGNAHCNTKKMYYYDRHYTGHEEPERPTRRGTKRYRDKDAPKRALSAFFYFCQELRGKMRELHPEMGVGDIAKELGKLWMSTDLQTKSKYMAIAEEDRARYEREIIAYNKRVKNYDPEEVGAV, from the exons ATGGAATCATCAGACAGGAAGAATGTGTATCTGACAAAAACCAGTGACAACTCCTTAAACTCTGGTATGAGAGGAGACACTATGATTGTTGGTCAGGCTAACATGACACAAG AGTGTGGCGGAGAAAATGTGATGAAACCTAATGTGTCTAGTGTTTCTACCAATCAAGCCAAGTGGTCCAATGGTCAGggtaaaaatttcatcatcAATGCGGTGCCTGTAAAGAATGAG ATTGTACATCTAGAGGATGGTAATGCACATTGCAACACtaagaaaatgtattactaCGATAGACACTACACCGGTCACGAGGAGCCCGAGAGGCCGACGCGTAGAGGAACGAAAAGATACAGGGACAAGGATGCGCCGAAACGAGCATT ATCTgcatttttctacttttgcCAAGAGCTACGGGGCAAGATGAGGGAGTTGCACCCTGAAATGGGAGTGGGTGACATTGCAAAAGAATTAGGAAAATTGTGGATGAGCACGGATCTGCAGACAAAGTCCAAGTACATGGCCATCGCGGAAGAGGATAGAGCCCGATACGAGAGA GAAATAATCGCGTATAACAAGAGAGTGAAAAATTACGACCCGGAAGAAGTTGGAGCTGTATAA